Proteins encoded together in one Streptomyces sp. TLI_171 window:
- a CDS encoding DEAD/DEAH box helicase, whose protein sequence is MNRSSHPPRRNTGPRSAPGSGAGSGSRREFAVPVSTVPALPAVESFEELDLPGELLTILARRGVTAPFPIQAATLPNSLAGRDVLGRGRTGSGKTLAFGLAALARIAEQRAEQQTGQQPEQQTELQTEPRCPTGLILVPTRELAQQVTEALSPYAHALRLRMATLVGGVPVRRQAQTLNRGADIVVATPGRLKDLIERRLCRLDQVAVTVLDEADQMADMGFLPEVTAFLEQVAEGGQTLLFSATLDRNIDLLVRRFLKDPVTHSVDPSAGAVSTMEHHVLHVQNSDKNATIAHIASRDGRVIMFTDTKHGADRLVERLLADGVKAAALHGGKSQPQRTRTLEQFRSGQVAALVATDVAARGIHVEGLDLVVNLDPPADHKDYLHRGGRTARAGESGTVVTLVLPNQRRGMDRMMSTAGITPVTTRVRAGDEELTRITGARVPTGVPVTIPDPVVERPRHHRTPGRNRYGRPASAPRAAAPRASTPRTRRTTDS, encoded by the coding sequence ATGAACCGTTCCAGTCATCCTCCGCGCCGGAACACCGGCCCGCGGTCCGCACCGGGCAGCGGTGCGGGATCCGGCTCCCGGCGGGAGTTCGCGGTGCCGGTGAGCACGGTTCCGGCGCTGCCCGCCGTCGAGTCCTTCGAGGAGCTGGACCTGCCGGGGGAACTGCTGACGATCCTGGCGCGGCGGGGCGTCACCGCGCCGTTCCCGATCCAGGCCGCGACGCTGCCGAACTCGCTGGCCGGCCGGGACGTGCTGGGACGGGGGCGCACCGGCTCCGGGAAGACCCTCGCGTTCGGTCTCGCCGCGCTGGCCCGCATCGCCGAACAGCGGGCCGAGCAGCAAACCGGGCAACAGCCCGAGCAGCAGACCGAGCTGCAGACCGAGCCGCGGTGCCCGACGGGGCTGATCCTGGTTCCCACCCGTGAGCTCGCCCAGCAGGTCACCGAGGCCCTCAGTCCGTACGCGCACGCGCTGCGGCTGCGGATGGCCACCCTGGTCGGCGGGGTGCCGGTCCGCCGCCAGGCGCAGACGCTGAACCGCGGTGCGGACATCGTGGTGGCGACGCCCGGCCGGCTCAAGGACCTGATCGAACGGCGGCTCTGCCGGCTGGACCAGGTCGCCGTCACCGTCCTCGACGAGGCCGACCAGATGGCCGACATGGGCTTCCTGCCGGAGGTCACCGCGTTCCTCGAACAGGTCGCCGAGGGCGGCCAGACGCTGCTGTTCTCCGCCACGCTGGACCGCAACATCGACCTCCTGGTGCGGCGCTTCCTGAAGGATCCGGTCACGCACTCGGTGGACCCGTCCGCGGGCGCGGTCAGCACCATGGAGCACCACGTGCTGCACGTGCAGAACTCCGACAAGAACGCCACGATCGCCCACATCGCCTCCCGGGACGGCCGGGTGATCATGTTCACGGACACCAAGCACGGCGCGGACCGCCTGGTCGAGCGGCTGCTCGCGGACGGCGTGAAGGCGGCGGCCCTGCACGGCGGGAAGTCCCAGCCGCAGCGCACCCGCACCCTGGAGCAGTTCCGCAGCGGGCAGGTGGCGGCACTCGTCGCGACGGACGTCGCCGCCCGGGGCATCCACGTCGAGGGCCTCGACCTGGTCGTCAACCTGGACCCGCCCGCCGACCACAAGGACTACCTGCACCGCGGCGGACGCACCGCCCGGGCCGGCGAGTCCGGCACCGTCGTCACCCTGGTCCTGCCGAACCAGCGCCGCGGGATGGACCGGATGATGAGCACCGCGGGCATCACCCCCGTCACCACCCGGGTCCGGGCCGGCGACGAGGAACTGACCCGGATCACCGGCGCCCGCGTCCCCACCGGCGTGCCCGTCACCATCCCCGACCCCGTCGTCGAGCGCCCCCGCCACCACCGCACGCCCGGCCGGAACCGGTACGGCCGCCCGGCCTCCGCCCCGCGTGCCGCCGCCCCCCGGGCATCCACCCCGCGCACCCGGCGGACCACCGACAGCTGA
- a CDS encoding PP2C family protein-serine/threonine phosphatase: MGRDGERRPDRSEGFGEHLLGALLDQAHELPPHLIAPLVADAVRGFGGRDPVLLLQDYGQLVLVPLSGRGLAAGEPVPIDGSSAGAAFLRGASVEVPQGDGVRVYLPLLDGGDEVGVLALTLDDVDGDDRRLLRRFASLVADLLVTKSGYTDRIFQARRLQPMSVAAEIQWSLLPPLAMTAPKVAVAGILEPAYQVAGDSFDYALNDDLLHVATIDAMGHGLDAAAMATVAIGAYRHARRADIGLAEIYAFMDRAIAEQFGPDHFVTAQMMRLNTVSGHLQWVNAGHPHPLLIRDHVVVERLESVTTLPVGFGGEEPVISERVLRHGDRVLCFTDGLVEEREAGGEQFGEEQLIDWVNRVERSQAGVRAVVRALSHVLKEKRGGRTSDDATLFLIEWR, from the coding sequence GTGGGCAGGGACGGCGAGCGGCGTCCGGACCGGTCGGAGGGGTTCGGCGAACACCTGCTGGGCGCGCTGCTCGACCAGGCCCACGAGCTGCCGCCCCACCTGATCGCTCCGTTGGTCGCCGACGCGGTGCGTGGGTTCGGCGGCCGTGACCCGGTGCTCCTGCTCCAGGACTACGGGCAGTTGGTGCTGGTGCCGCTGTCCGGCCGGGGACTGGCCGCCGGGGAGCCGGTGCCGATCGACGGCTCGTCCGCAGGTGCGGCTTTTCTTCGTGGTGCCTCCGTCGAGGTGCCACAGGGCGACGGCGTGCGGGTGTACCTGCCGTTGCTGGACGGTGGGGACGAGGTGGGAGTGCTGGCACTCACGCTGGACGACGTCGACGGCGACGACCGGCGGCTCCTGCGGCGCTTCGCTTCCCTGGTCGCGGACCTCCTGGTCACCAAGAGCGGCTACACCGACCGGATCTTTCAGGCCCGGCGCCTCCAGCCGATGAGCGTGGCCGCGGAGATCCAGTGGTCGCTGCTGCCTCCGCTGGCGATGACCGCCCCGAAGGTCGCCGTGGCCGGCATCCTCGAACCCGCCTACCAGGTGGCCGGCGACAGCTTCGACTACGCGCTGAACGACGATCTTCTGCACGTGGCCACGATCGACGCCATGGGCCACGGCCTGGACGCCGCTGCCATGGCGACCGTGGCCATCGGCGCGTACCGGCACGCCAGGCGAGCCGACATCGGACTGGCCGAGATCTACGCGTTCATGGACCGGGCCATCGCGGAGCAGTTCGGGCCGGACCACTTCGTCACCGCGCAGATGATGCGCCTGAACACCGTCAGCGGCCACCTGCAGTGGGTCAACGCCGGCCATCCACATCCGCTGCTGATCCGCGACCACGTCGTCGTCGAGCGGCTGGAGAGCGTCACCACCCTGCCGGTCGGGTTCGGCGGCGAGGAGCCGGTGATCAGCGAGCGGGTGCTGCGGCACGGTGACCGGGTGCTGTGCTTCACCGACGGCCTGGTCGAGGAGCGCGAGGCCGGCGGGGAGCAGTTCGGGGAGGAACAGCTCATCGACTGGGTCAACCGCGTCGAGCGCTCGCAGGCCGGGGTGCGGGCCGTGGTGCGCGCGCTCTCCCACGTCCTGAAGGAGAAGCGGGGCGGACGGACGAGCGACGATGCCACCCTGTTCCTGATCGAGTGGCGCTGA
- a CDS encoding helicase C-terminal domain-containing protein — translation MSAPEPQSVGELADRLQRPASVALVLPRLALPCLQLAEALAALTVASLDELAVLLGATHGERAHGFAATLQALMDRALVWPDGNGRLHMAAPLGNAWASPLGLDAPLGQLLASSSSDELGRMLAKLGVQPAANRREQRLAALVEHHGDPARVGALVAEAPAATRELLERHARKAPKRPGFVLFGAPQADAGPGEQWAVERGLLIRDRHRYGPARMPAEVTLALRGSDWHAPFTPAPPEVRSVPATRSEVEREAAAASMTFAAHAVSVLGVCAAAPPARLKAGGIGARELSRIGRAAQCDEIPVRLVLETASAAGLLARDDDRVTATTAYDTWAEKEPADQLAVLLRAWWALPLTPGGSRDEDGKALPALAGAPPCEGCVQARHGLLTATSQLPVGEGAAESADLGALLGWLRPLADELPQDATPFATLVGEAELLGVLALGTVSPIGAALLADDTEALTDACRRLLPAASGTARFGSDLTAVVTGTPSARLFELLDSVADRETAGAASAWRFSPGSVRRALDAGNTPEALTTDLAAVALEPLPQPLSYLIHDTARTHGRVRVVSAACVIHGQEPALLAELAAHRKLVHLGLRQLAPTVLISRTPADKTLATLRAAGYAPVAEEPDGSVRIERAQRHRAASPVPPPRRPGGRTRPQRTDARTADAGTAVDLHALARRLRNAPQDLAEPDPYDGRPYASDTEEIIAGNARNLSFTDVRQLAHAVDEGRSITIEYVATSGSTTVRTLSRLELDAPYLHAWCHLRDDERMFTISRIHGVMPA, via the coding sequence GTGTCGGCTCCGGAGCCGCAGTCGGTCGGTGAACTGGCGGACCGTCTTCAGCGCCCGGCATCGGTGGCGCTGGTCCTGCCCCGGCTCGCGCTGCCGTGCCTGCAACTGGCGGAGGCCCTCGCTGCGCTGACGGTCGCGTCACTGGACGAACTGGCAGTCCTGCTGGGGGCGACGCACGGTGAACGCGCCCACGGATTCGCCGCCACGCTGCAGGCGCTGATGGACCGTGCCCTGGTGTGGCCGGACGGCAACGGCCGGCTCCACATGGCGGCACCTCTAGGGAACGCGTGGGCCTCGCCCCTGGGGCTCGACGCACCGCTCGGGCAACTGCTCGCGAGCTCGAGCTCCGACGAGTTGGGCCGGATGCTGGCGAAGCTCGGCGTCCAACCTGCGGCCAACCGGAGAGAGCAGCGGTTGGCAGCGCTGGTCGAGCACCACGGCGATCCGGCTCGGGTCGGCGCGTTGGTGGCCGAGGCACCCGCAGCCACCCGTGAACTCCTTGAGCGACACGCACGAAAGGCTCCGAAGCGGCCGGGCTTCGTCCTGTTCGGGGCGCCGCAGGCCGACGCCGGGCCCGGCGAACAGTGGGCGGTCGAGCGAGGGCTGCTGATCCGGGACCGGCACCGCTACGGGCCCGCCCGGATGCCCGCAGAGGTGACGCTCGCCCTGCGCGGCTCCGACTGGCACGCCCCGTTCACGCCCGCCCCGCCCGAGGTGCGCTCAGTCCCCGCCACACGCTCGGAGGTCGAACGGGAAGCCGCAGCCGCCTCCATGACGTTCGCCGCCCACGCCGTGTCCGTCCTGGGGGTGTGCGCCGCCGCCCCGCCGGCCCGGCTCAAGGCCGGCGGGATCGGTGCCCGCGAGCTGTCCCGGATCGGAAGAGCGGCGCAGTGCGACGAGATCCCGGTACGCCTCGTGCTGGAGACGGCGAGCGCGGCCGGGCTGCTGGCCCGGGACGACGACCGGGTCACGGCGACCACCGCCTACGACACCTGGGCCGAGAAGGAACCCGCCGACCAACTCGCGGTGCTGCTCCGGGCCTGGTGGGCACTCCCACTGACCCCTGGTGGGAGCCGCGACGAGGACGGGAAGGCGCTGCCGGCCCTCGCCGGGGCACCGCCCTGCGAGGGCTGCGTCCAGGCCCGGCACGGGCTGCTCACGGCCACGTCGCAGCTCCCGGTCGGCGAAGGCGCGGCAGAGTCGGCGGACCTCGGGGCGCTGCTGGGGTGGCTCCGCCCGCTCGCCGACGAACTCCCCCAGGACGCCACGCCGTTCGCCACCCTGGTCGGAGAGGCGGAACTGCTCGGCGTACTCGCCCTCGGGACCGTGTCCCCGATCGGGGCCGCCCTGCTCGCCGACGACACCGAAGCACTGACGGACGCCTGCCGGCGTCTGCTGCCCGCCGCCAGCGGGACCGCCCGCTTCGGCAGCGATCTCACGGCCGTGGTCACCGGTACGCCGTCGGCGCGCCTCTTCGAGCTGCTGGACTCCGTCGCGGACCGGGAGACTGCCGGTGCGGCGTCCGCATGGAGGTTCAGCCCGGGTAGCGTCCGCCGCGCCCTCGACGCCGGCAACACCCCGGAGGCCCTCACGACCGACCTGGCCGCCGTCGCCCTCGAACCGCTTCCCCAACCGCTCTCGTACCTGATCCACGACACCGCGCGCACCCACGGCCGGGTACGGGTCGTCTCCGCGGCGTGCGTGATCCACGGTCAGGAGCCCGCCCTCTTGGCCGAACTGGCCGCCCATCGCAAGCTCGTGCATCTCGGCCTGCGACAGCTGGCACCGACGGTGCTGATCAGCCGAACCCCGGCGGACAAGACCCTCGCCACGCTGCGCGCCGCAGGTTACGCCCCGGTCGCAGAGGAGCCCGACGGATCCGTCCGGATCGAACGGGCCCAACGCCACCGCGCGGCAAGTCCGGTCCCGCCCCCTCGTCGCCCCGGTGGCAGGACCCGCCCCCAGCGGACGGACGCCCGCACTGCGGACGCGGGGACGGCCGTCGACCTGCACGCCCTCGCCCGGCGGCTCCGGAACGCCCCGCAGGACCTCGCAGAGCCCGACCCGTACGACGGCCGCCCGTACGCGAGCGACACCGAGGAGATCATCGCCGGGAACGCGCGCAACCTCTCCTTCACCGATGTCCGCCAGCTGGCCCATGCGGTCGACGAAGGACGATCGATCACCATCGAGTACGTCGCCACCTCGGGCAGCACGACCGTCCGCACCCTCAGCCGCCTCGAACTCGACGCCCCCTATCTCCACGCGTGGTGCCACCTGCGGGATGACGAGCGCATGTTCACCATCTCCCGTATCCACGGCGTGATGCCCGCGTAG
- a CDS encoding cold-shock protein, translating to MANGTVKWFNAEKGFGFIEQEGGGPDVFAHYSNINASGFRELLEGQKVEFDVTQGQKGPQAENIRPL from the coding sequence ATGGCTAATGGCACCGTGAAGTGGTTCAACGCGGAAAAGGGCTTTGGCTTCATCGAGCAGGAGGGTGGCGGCCCGGACGTCTTCGCCCACTACTCGAACATCAACGCCAGTGGCTTCCGCGAGCTGCTCGAGGGCCAGAAGGTCGAGTTCGACGTCACGCAGGGCCAGAAGGGCCCGCAGGCGGAGAACATTCGCCCGCTGTAG
- a CDS encoding DUF5994 family protein — translation MSDEASDSRYGFLPEPFRQAAKPGTVALRLETTRSREGVLDGAWWPRSRDISAELPDLVHALTGHLGPIVSVGLDAGAWDDVPASLMVDGRSVHIDRYPVGDDTVIITRGDRDHFSLLVVPPHASQEAALASMARAVRVGGSDSAQQILIDTGVGSGHPAETS, via the coding sequence ATGTCGGACGAAGCGAGCGATTCCCGCTACGGGTTTCTGCCGGAGCCGTTCCGGCAGGCCGCGAAGCCGGGGACGGTAGCGTTGCGCCTGGAGACCACCCGGTCACGCGAAGGCGTGCTCGACGGTGCGTGGTGGCCGCGTTCACGGGACATCAGCGCCGAACTTCCCGACCTGGTCCACGCGTTGACCGGGCATCTCGGCCCCATCGTGAGCGTCGGTCTGGACGCGGGCGCCTGGGACGACGTCCCGGCCAGCCTGATGGTCGACGGCCGGTCGGTGCACATCGACCGCTACCCGGTCGGCGACGACACCGTGATCATCACGCGGGGCGACCGTGACCACTTCAGCCTGCTCGTCGTCCCCCCGCACGCGAGCCAGGAGGCGGCCCTGGCCTCCATGGCACGCGCGGTCAGGGTCGGTGGCAGCGACTCGGCACAGCAGATCCTCATCGACACCGGCGTCGGCTCCGGCCACCCGGCCGAAACGTCCTGA
- a CDS encoding DUF5994 family protein — protein sequence MTVIDDATLATPEPALRFSLAPDGPRAGRLDGSWWPRSHDLPRELPALAAELDTRWGRVARITVNPAQWLTVPRRIPVAGHTVHAGWFTAVQDRHTISVHSHLARRLTLLVVPPRTGAVAAARLMAEAADPANTRTASDLLADEPSARASDRRGIVWPVRDPSVSAWGSARWGGPSSPPECSDTGPGATTDHADHR from the coding sequence ATGACTGTGATCGACGACGCGACGCTTGCCACCCCCGAGCCCGCCCTGCGGTTCTCCCTGGCACCGGACGGCCCGCGAGCCGGACGGCTGGACGGGTCCTGGTGGCCCCGATCGCACGACCTTCCTCGCGAACTCCCCGCGCTGGCCGCCGAACTGGACACGCGGTGGGGTCGGGTCGCCAGAATCACCGTGAACCCCGCCCAGTGGTTGACCGTCCCCCGACGCATCCCGGTCGCGGGCCACACCGTCCACGCGGGCTGGTTCACCGCTGTGCAGGACCGGCACACGATCTCGGTCCACTCGCACCTTGCCCGCCGGCTGACGCTGCTGGTCGTCCCGCCGCGGACGGGCGCCGTCGCTGCCGCCCGGCTGATGGCCGAGGCCGCCGATCCCGCGAACACCAGGACCGCGAGCGACCTGCTCGCCGACGAGCCGTCCGCGAGAGCGTCCGACCGGCGCGGGATCGTCTGGCCGGTACGCGACCCCTCGGTCTCGGCCTGGGGCTCCGCCCGGTGGGGCGGGCCGTCGTCCCCGCCCGAGTGCTCCGACACCGGCCCCGGAGCGACCACCGATCACGCCGACCACCGATGA
- a CDS encoding NAD(P)-dependent alcohol dehydrogenase yields the protein MPLSDGAGEVVAVGEGVRRAQVGDRVAVTYFRRWIDGPMTLPLVGEQHGASLGGMLTDYQVVDEESVVPIPAHLSFEEAATLPCAAVLAWSALTTGPRPMAAGDDVLVVGAGAVALFGVQFAAALGGRVIVVASGEEKAERLRELGAAHVIDRQLTPEWHGTVGRLTGGHGVALVLEAVGAPSIAKSIQSVGFNGQISVTGAFPSGGALIDPDVFNGRFFSLQRLAVGTRTAFEQLNAALTEHTLHPVIDKVFAFDQAPSAYRHLRDNRPFGKVVLTLA from the coding sequence GTGCCGCTGAGCGACGGCGCCGGCGAGGTCGTGGCCGTCGGCGAAGGAGTGCGGCGGGCGCAGGTCGGCGACCGGGTGGCCGTCACCTACTTCCGGCGCTGGATCGACGGGCCGATGACGCTCCCGCTGGTCGGCGAACAGCACGGGGCGAGCCTGGGCGGGATGCTCACCGACTACCAGGTCGTCGACGAGGAGTCGGTGGTGCCGATCCCGGCGCACCTCTCCTTCGAGGAGGCCGCGACGCTCCCCTGCGCCGCCGTCCTGGCGTGGTCGGCGCTGACGACCGGGCCGCGGCCGATGGCCGCGGGCGACGACGTGCTGGTGGTCGGCGCCGGCGCGGTCGCCCTGTTCGGGGTGCAGTTCGCCGCCGCCCTCGGCGGCCGGGTGATCGTGGTCGCCTCCGGTGAGGAGAAGGCGGAGCGGCTGCGGGAACTCGGCGCGGCCCACGTGATCGACCGGCAGCTGACACCCGAGTGGCACGGCACGGTCGGCCGGCTCACCGGCGGCCACGGGGTCGCCCTGGTCCTGGAGGCGGTCGGCGCTCCCAGCATCGCGAAGTCGATCCAGTCGGTCGGCTTCAACGGCCAGATCTCGGTGACCGGTGCCTTCCCGTCCGGCGGGGCACTGATCGACCCCGACGTGTTCAACGGCCGCTTCTTCTCCCTGCAGCGGCTGGCGGTCGGCACCCGCACCGCCTTCGAGCAACTGAACGCGGCCCTGACGGAGCACACCCTCCACCCGGTGATCGACAAGGTCTTCGCCTTCGACCAGGCACCCAGCGCCTACCGTCACCTCCGCGACAACCGCCCCTTCGGCAAGGTGGTGCTCACCCTCGCCTGA
- a CDS encoding DUF5994 family protein: protein MTTILDRATTPTATDSTVRLSLTPSGVRPGRLDGAWWPRSRDLLLELPALAAEIDERWGRITRITVNPAQWPDIPRRIPVTGHTVHAGWFTIEQDQHMIMVCSYAPRRLSLLVVPPRTDAAEAARLMAEAADPANTRTASELLATEPSAGATQRDIGSDFLPSAVTPSTGLGEADRRADLARSRAASWPASA from the coding sequence ATGACCACGATCCTCGATCGTGCGACGACGCCCACCGCCACGGATTCCACGGTACGGCTCTCGCTCACGCCCAGCGGCGTGCGGCCCGGCCGTCTGGACGGAGCCTGGTGGCCGCGCTCGCGCGACCTTCTTCTCGAACTCCCCGCCCTGGCCGCCGAGATCGACGAGCGGTGGGGCCGGATCACCCGGATCACCGTGAACCCCGCGCAGTGGCCTGACATCCCCCGAAGGATCCCGGTCACGGGTCACACCGTCCACGCGGGCTGGTTCACCATCGAGCAGGACCAGCACATGATCATGGTCTGTTCCTATGCCCCCCGTCGGCTGAGCCTGCTGGTGGTCCCGCCCCGGACGGATGCCGCCGAGGCCGCCCGGCTGATGGCCGAGGCCGCCGATCCCGCGAACACCAGGACCGCGAGCGAGCTGCTCGCCACCGAGCCGAGCGCCGGCGCGACCCAGCGGGACATCGGTTCCGATTTCCTGCCGTCGGCCGTCACACCCTCCACCGGGCTTGGCGAGGCCGACCGGCGAGCCGATCTCGCCCGGAGCCGCGCCGCCTCCTGGCCGGCATCCGCGTAG
- a CDS encoding DNA-binding response regulator produces the protein MIRLLLAEDQHVVRGALVALLELEPDLQVVAEADSADDVLPRAMVFRPDVAVLDIEMPGRTDGLQAAAALKQGLPGCRTLMLTSLGRPGLLRKALDAKVDGFLLKTVPPVELVAAIRRVAAGERVLDPSLAVAAWDLADNPLTPRENDVLRELAEGAEPPEIATRLHLSTGTVRNVLTAVVGKLNARNRTDAVRIARDAGWL, from the coding sequence ATGATCAGACTCCTGCTGGCCGAGGACCAGCACGTGGTGCGCGGCGCCCTGGTGGCGCTCCTGGAACTGGAGCCCGACCTGCAGGTGGTGGCCGAGGCCGACTCCGCCGACGACGTGCTGCCCCGGGCGATGGTCTTCCGGCCCGACGTGGCCGTCCTCGACATCGAGATGCCGGGCCGGACGGACGGCCTGCAGGCCGCCGCCGCGCTGAAGCAGGGCCTCCCCGGCTGCCGGACCCTGATGCTGACCTCGCTCGGCCGCCCCGGGCTGCTCCGCAAGGCCCTGGACGCGAAGGTCGACGGCTTCCTGCTGAAGACCGTCCCGCCCGTCGAACTGGTCGCCGCGATCCGTCGAGTCGCCGCCGGGGAACGGGTGTTGGACCCTTCGCTGGCCGTCGCCGCCTGGGACCTCGCGGACAACCCGCTCACCCCGCGGGAGAACGACGTCCTGCGCGAACTGGCCGAGGGCGCCGAGCCGCCCGAGATCGCCACCCGCCTCCACCTGTCCACCGGAACGGTGCGCAACGTGCTGACCGCCGTCGTCGGCAAGCTGAACGCCCGCAACCGGACCGACGCGGTACGGATCGCCCGGGACGCCGGCTGGCTCTGA
- a CDS encoding histidine kinase, with product MRGERVGRGLVGAVAVALVAAHLLRGVGRVPAEPGAGLAVVGVCAGLVALQLRHTRPGPGAVAGWAGWAVVEVAAGFLAVGVFDVSIGLLCLPAASLLLERRRLLLGGFAAGAVAVEALRSTDVRDAVDLLLTVALGGAMLYAVTTLALLASRVHAARLALAASAVTDERLRIASGLGSGLDAGMVAIRALADRQDPAALEELIAEARRTLGAARATAAELRSLSLAPEAASARALLGSAGVAADLRIGHREPLGPAGTVLATVLREAVTAVVRVGDARRCEVSTEERAGRVTLRVVSDGVPTAALGADLLDDLAERVRAAGGRLTAGLEPDGRFAVEASVAADPAPAAVDPPELRTALGLYWFLLGVFCVKALMFVPAGRIWLGAVCAAAFCAFQVRFSIRDATRHARAALLASAVLALLPLPWLGRNWIGAAGILAGSLLIALPLRAGAAPAGAVAVAVAAGVIGGDGPASALLTAVNALITCVVVYAVLRLVRLVRELQRASAGLARAVVVTERLRAARDLHDLLGHGLAAILLKAELARRLADTDPGRCRAELADIGRLAERGRAELGALAEDGPRLSFSAELTSAAGVLEAAAITVELEDGPVPAAAGAVLGVVLREAVTNVLRHSRARHARIAVTTAGGAVRLEVENDGVPDGVTAPGSGIGGLTVRLAEAGGTLSAGPDDGWYLLRAEVPVG from the coding sequence GTGCGGGGAGAACGGGTGGGGCGCGGGCTGGTCGGGGCGGTGGCCGTGGCGTTGGTGGCGGCTCACCTGCTGCGCGGGGTCGGGCGGGTTCCGGCGGAGCCGGGGGCCGGGCTGGCGGTGGTGGGGGTCTGTGCCGGCTTGGTGGCGCTGCAGCTGCGGCACACCCGCCCCGGACCTGGGGCGGTTGCCGGCTGGGCCGGGTGGGCGGTCGTGGAGGTGGCGGCCGGGTTCCTGGCGGTCGGCGTGTTCGACGTCTCGATCGGCCTGTTGTGCCTGCCCGCGGCCTCGCTGCTGCTGGAGCGGCGCCGGCTGCTGCTGGGCGGCTTCGCGGCGGGCGCCGTGGCGGTCGAGGCGCTGCGGTCCACGGACGTCCGGGACGCGGTGGACCTGCTGCTGACGGTCGCGCTCGGCGGGGCGATGCTCTACGCGGTGACGACCCTGGCCCTGCTGGCGTCCCGGGTGCACGCCGCACGGCTCGCCCTCGCGGCGTCCGCGGTGACCGACGAGCGGCTGCGGATCGCGTCCGGACTGGGGAGCGGGCTGGACGCGGGGATGGTGGCGATCCGCGCCTTGGCGGACCGTCAGGATCCGGCAGCGCTGGAGGAGTTGATCGCCGAGGCGCGGCGGACGCTGGGGGCGGCCAGGGCGACCGCGGCCGAGTTGCGCAGTCTCTCGCTGGCCCCGGAGGCGGCGAGCGCCCGGGCGCTGCTGGGGTCGGCCGGTGTCGCGGCGGATCTCCGGATCGGGCACCGCGAGCCGCTGGGGCCGGCCGGGACGGTGCTGGCGACGGTGTTGCGCGAGGCGGTCACGGCGGTGGTCCGGGTCGGTGACGCCCGGCGGTGCGAGGTGTCGACCGAGGAGCGGGCCGGGCGGGTGACGCTCCGGGTGGTCAGTGACGGGGTGCCGACGGCGGCCCTCGGCGCGGACCTGCTCGACGACCTGGCGGAACGGGTCCGGGCCGCCGGTGGGCGGCTGACGGCGGGGCTGGAGCCGGACGGCCGGTTCGCGGTGGAGGCGTCAGTGGCGGCCGATCCCGCCCCGGCCGCCGTCGACCCGCCGGAGCTGCGGACCGCGCTCGGCCTGTACTGGTTCCTGCTGGGCGTGTTCTGCGTCAAGGCGCTGATGTTCGTTCCGGCGGGCCGGATCTGGCTCGGGGCGGTGTGCGCCGCGGCCTTCTGCGCCTTCCAGGTGCGCTTCTCGATCCGGGACGCGACCCGTCACGCCCGCGCGGCGCTGCTCGCTTCGGCGGTGCTCGCGCTGCTGCCGCTGCCGTGGCTGGGCCGGAACTGGATCGGCGCGGCGGGCATCCTCGCGGGCTCGCTGCTGATCGCACTGCCGCTGCGGGCGGGTGCGGCGCCGGCCGGTGCGGTGGCGGTGGCGGTGGCCGCCGGGGTGATCGGCGGCGACGGCCCGGCGTCGGCGCTGCTGACCGCCGTCAACGCGCTGATCACCTGCGTGGTGGTGTACGCGGTGCTGCGTCTGGTCCGGTTGGTGCGGGAGTTGCAGCGGGCGTCGGCGGGGCTGGCCCGTGCCGTGGTGGTCACCGAACGGCTGCGCGCCGCCCGGGACCTGCACGACCTGCTGGGGCACGGTCTGGCGGCGATCCTGCTCAAGGCCGAGCTGGCGCGGCGGCTGGCGGACACCGACCCCGGTCGCTGCCGGGCCGAGCTGGCGGACATCGGGCGGCTGGCGGAGCGCGGGCGGGCCGAGCTGGGGGCGCTGGCCGAGGACGGCCCCCGGCTCTCCTTCAGTGCCGAACTGACGTCGGCGGCCGGGGTGTTGGAGGCGGCCGCGATCACGGTGGAGCTGGAGGACGGGCCGGTCCCGGCGGCGGCCGGCGCGGTGCTGGGCGTGGTGCTGCGCGAGGCGGTGACCAATGTGCTGCGGCACAGCCGGGCCCGGCACGCCCGGATCGCCGTCACGACGGCGGGCGGTGCGGTGCGGCTGGAGGTGGAGAACGACGGGGTCCCGGACGGCGTGACCGCGCCGGGTTCCGGGATCGGCGGGCTGACGGTCCGGCTCGCGGAGGCCGGGGGGACGCTGAGCGCCGGGCCGGACGACGGCTGGTACCTGCTGCGCGCCGAGGTCCCGGTGGGCTGA